From a region of the Methanolobus tindarius DSM 2278 genome:
- a CDS encoding M42 family metallopeptidase, producing the protein MEELITKLSNAHGISGSEGNIKTILEEELKPYVDEMRTDKMGNLIATRKGEGPSIMLAAHMDEIGLMVKYIDDNGFLKFVKIGGWYDPTLHSQRVIVHTTKGPIPGVIGSKPPHVMKPEDRKKPPEAKDMFIDIGAKDKEDAANMGIIVGTPVSMDREVRKLANGKITGKAFDNRAGCAIMIDAMRQIAELDIKATIYAVGTVQEEVGLKGARTSAFGLDPDIAIAIDTTIPGDHPGMSKNESSLDTGKGGVITIADAAGRGIIAAPQVIKWLVETAEKNEIDYQTDVGDGGTTDATAIHLTRDGIPSTVISVATRYIHSPVEVLDLADLQSCSDLIAKAVLSVNDYF; encoded by the coding sequence ATGGAAGAATTAATCACAAAATTATCTAATGCTCATGGGATATCCGGTAGTGAAGGAAACATAAAAACCATTCTTGAAGAAGAGCTCAAACCTTATGTTGATGAAATGAGAACCGACAAAATGGGAAATCTCATCGCAACCAGAAAAGGTGAAGGGCCTTCAATAATGCTTGCTGCACACATGGATGAAATTGGCCTGATGGTCAAATACATAGATGACAATGGTTTCCTCAAGTTTGTAAAAATAGGAGGGTGGTATGACCCAACCCTCCATAGCCAGAGAGTCATTGTCCATACTACAAAAGGACCAATACCAGGCGTAATTGGATCAAAACCACCACACGTTATGAAGCCAGAAGACAGGAAAAAACCTCCTGAAGCAAAAGATATGTTCATCGACATCGGTGCAAAGGACAAAGAAGATGCTGCGAACATGGGCATAATAGTCGGAACACCGGTATCCATGGACCGTGAAGTGAGAAAACTTGCAAACGGAAAAATAACAGGCAAAGCATTCGACAACAGGGCAGGCTGTGCAATAATGATCGATGCCATGAGACAGATTGCTGAACTTGACATAAAAGCAACCATTTATGCTGTAGGAACCGTTCAGGAAGAGGTCGGACTTAAAGGAGCACGTACCTCTGCGTTCGGACTTGATCCTGATATAGCAATAGCAATTGACACTACAATCCCAGGAGACCACCCAGGCATGAGCAAGAATGAATCCTCACTTGACACAGGAAAAGGAGGAGTTATTACAATTGCTGATGCAGCAGGAAGAGGCATAATTGCAGCACCACAGGTCATCAAATGGCTTGTTGAAACCGCAGAAAAGAATGAAATAGATTATCAGACGGATGTTGGTGATGGCGGTACTACTGATGCAACAGCAATCCATCTTACTAGAGATGGAATTCCATCTACTGTAATCAGTGTTGCAACAAGATATATCCACTCCCCTGTGGAAGTCCTTGACCTTGCAGACCTGCAGAGCTGCTCAGATCTTATAGCAAAAGCAGTTCTTAGTGTGAATGACTATTTTTAG
- a CDS encoding PEF-CTERM sorting domain-containing protein — MKKILVMLFIAIIAMAGTASAYQAVLYDAAGNNVAANPVLLKPGESIVLSYYASSIIPAEYNQFFEYTIEEVSVRAGSPATADASDVTIEFNTAYNPDGFIPGGASYMDEGVITVSLDEDAPEGARYYIEVGAGGETVEFQTASRTIETIPEFPTIALPVAAIIGLAFFMQRRKEE; from the coding sequence ATGAAGAAAATATTAGTAATGCTTTTTATAGCTATAATAGCTATGGCAGGAACTGCATCTGCCTACCAGGCAGTTTTGTATGATGCAGCAGGAAACAACGTTGCAGCAAACCCAGTACTTCTGAAGCCAGGAGAATCAATAGTACTCAGTTATTACGCTTCATCAATAATTCCAGCTGAATACAATCAATTTTTCGAGTATACAATTGAAGAAGTAAGTGTAAGAGCAGGATCACCAGCAACAGCAGATGCAAGTGACGTGACTATTGAGTTCAATACTGCATACAATCCAGATGGATTTATTCCAGGTGGAGCCAGTTACATGGATGAAGGTGTAATAACAGTCTCACTTGATGAAGATGCACCAGAAGGAGCACGTTACTACATAGAAGTAGGTGCAGGTGGAGAAACCGTAGAATTCCAGACAGCTTCAAGAACTATTGAAACTATTCCGGAATTCCCAACAATTGCACTCCCAGTAGCTGCAATCATCGGTCTCGCATTCTTCATGCAGCGCCGCAAGGAAGAGTAA